A window of the Cystobacter fuscus genome harbors these coding sequences:
- a CDS encoding ATP-binding protein, with product MADTQWSEARLEATDPANVSPDSPMLWLGGGLPPRLRWVSPSLSRALGHSLEECKARDFVQRLVHPEDLDRVLETWRRVLRTGGSCSVEFRAGTTRGRLVHLSVELSAVEVSADGGGELIGSVRVLVPAARPVFQSPSTTCPLLGETPEEVAQVLTRSEREHVELTDTVDGIVWSTDARFRFTFVSKQAERLLGYSTQRWMQEPDFWVKHLHPEDQDWAPAFCMKAAMECRAHEFEYRMIAADGRVVWLRDIVTVISEDGVPCELRGIMVDITEHRRAREYLEHMVSLLRATLESTADGVVVVDQRRRVTAYNRRFLELWRMSDEFTKDWDGEKMLRYALPQVQHPELFRERVEALRATPEKEGVDTIEMRDGRILERYSRPQRLGDTIIGRVWNYRDVTTERRAQAERERLLREAQEAIRVRDDFLSIASHELKTPLTPLKLHLQALRHKAVSGQLLLQHVEKTLAQVARLSGLINDLLDTSRIQAGRLELRHEPVPLQQLTREVLADLRPVGPHHTFVYEEPDETLIIQGDRGRLAQVLVNLLENAIKYSPTGGTIRLVVERHGAQALVSVTDKGIGIPSDQRAHLFERFFRARNAPISGFGGLGLGLYICRDIVERHGGRIWVESEVGSGSTFYFTLPVLEGAADAHAPLGP from the coding sequence ATGGCCGACACTCAGTGGAGCGAGGCAAGGCTGGAGGCGACCGACCCGGCGAATGTCTCGCCGGACTCCCCGATGCTCTGGCTCGGTGGAGGCCTTCCCCCCCGCTTGCGCTGGGTGAGCCCGTCCCTCTCGCGTGCCCTCGGCCATTCCCTGGAGGAGTGCAAGGCACGGGACTTCGTCCAGCGGCTCGTGCACCCGGAGGACCTCGACCGGGTATTGGAGACCTGGCGGAGGGTGCTCCGGACAGGTGGGTCGTGCTCGGTCGAGTTCCGCGCCGGGACGACGCGGGGAAGGCTCGTCCACCTGTCCGTCGAGCTGAGCGCCGTCGAGGTCTCGGCGGATGGAGGGGGAGAGCTCATCGGCTCCGTCCGCGTCCTCGTTCCCGCCGCACGGCCCGTGTTCCAGTCACCGTCCACCACCTGTCCGTTGCTGGGGGAAACGCCGGAAGAGGTGGCCCAGGTGCTCACTCGCTCCGAGCGCGAGCACGTGGAACTCACCGACACCGTCGATGGCATCGTCTGGTCCACCGATGCGAGGTTCCGCTTCACGTTCGTCAGCAAGCAGGCCGAGCGCCTGTTGGGCTATTCCACCCAGAGGTGGATGCAGGAGCCTGATTTCTGGGTGAAGCACCTGCACCCCGAGGATCAGGACTGGGCTCCGGCCTTCTGCATGAAGGCGGCGATGGAGTGCAGGGCGCACGAATTCGAGTACCGGATGATCGCCGCGGATGGGCGCGTCGTGTGGCTGCGCGACATCGTCACGGTGATTTCCGAGGACGGCGTCCCTTGCGAGCTGCGCGGCATCATGGTGGACATCACCGAGCATCGCCGGGCTCGCGAGTACCTGGAGCACATGGTGTCGCTCCTGCGCGCCACCCTCGAATCGACTGCGGATGGGGTGGTGGTGGTCGACCAACGCCGGCGAGTCACGGCCTACAACAGGAGGTTCCTGGAACTCTGGCGGATGTCCGACGAGTTCACGAAGGACTGGGACGGAGAGAAGATGCTCAGGTACGCGCTCCCCCAGGTCCAGCACCCGGAGCTGTTCCGCGAGCGGGTCGAGGCGTTGCGCGCGACCCCCGAAAAGGAGGGGGTCGACACCATCGAGATGCGCGATGGGCGCATTCTCGAGCGCTACTCGCGCCCCCAGCGGCTGGGAGACACCATCATCGGCCGCGTCTGGAACTATCGGGACGTGACGACGGAGCGCCGTGCACAGGCGGAGCGCGAGCGGCTGCTGCGCGAGGCCCAGGAGGCCATCCGCGTGCGCGACGACTTCCTGTCCATCGCCTCCCACGAGCTGAAGACTCCGCTCACCCCCCTCAAGCTCCATTTGCAGGCGCTCCGGCACAAGGCGGTGTCCGGACAGCTCTTGCTCCAACATGTGGAGAAGACGCTCGCCCAGGTCGCGCGGCTCTCCGGGCTCATCAATGATCTGCTGGACACCTCGCGCATCCAGGCGGGACGGCTGGAGTTGAGGCATGAGCCCGTGCCGCTCCAGCAACTCACCCGCGAGGTGCTCGCGGACCTCCGCCCGGTCGGCCCGCACCACACGTTCGTGTACGAGGAGCCCGACGAGACGCTCATCATCCAGGGGGACCGGGGACGGCTCGCCCAGGTGCTGGTGAACCTGCTGGAGAACGCCATCAAGTACAGCCCCACGGGAGGAACCATCCGTCTCGTGGTGGAGCGACATGGTGCCCAGGCCCTCGTCTCGGTGACGGACAAGGGGATAGGCATCCCGTCGGACCAGCGGGCTCACCTCTTCGAGCGCTTCTTCCGGGCGCGCAACGCCCCCATCTCGGGCTTCGGAGGGCTGGGGTTGGGGCTCTACATCTGCCGTGACATCGTCGAGCGCCACGGAGGCCGTATCTGGGTGGAGAGCGAGGTGGGGTCCGGCTCGACCTTTTACTTCACCCTCCCGGTGTTGGAGGGCGCGGCCGACGCGCACGCACCCCTCGGGCCTTGA